A single region of the Verrucomicrobiota bacterium genome encodes:
- a CDS encoding sugar nucleotide-binding protein: protein MILILGGSGYVGQMFQAVLQSLGIDYKSLSRSAADYSQRAVLIKAIEELKPNFIINAAGYTGKPNVDQAELDKTECLRANSVLPGVIGEVCRDYQIPWGHVSSGCIFTGNNQGKGFSEEDAPNFTFRQNNCSFYSGTKALGEELLKDLSNCYIWRLRIPFNEINSPRNYLTKVMSYKTLLDVENSVSQLEEYVRACVKCWKEDFEFGTYNVTNPGFITTREVVELMKEFGFCTDKEFKFFESEEEFMNLVAKAPRSNCVLDSSKIIKAGAELTEVREAIKTCLKRWHA from the coding sequence GTGATTCTTATTCTAGGTGGTAGTGGTTATGTGGGGCAGATGTTTCAGGCTGTTTTACAATCTCTGGGGATTGATTATAAGTCTTTGAGCCGATCGGCTGCTGACTATTCGCAGCGGGCGGTTTTAATCAAAGCGATTGAAGAACTAAAACCAAACTTTATTATCAATGCGGCTGGCTATACAGGTAAGCCTAATGTAGATCAAGCAGAGCTCGATAAGACGGAGTGTCTGAGAGCGAATTCGGTTCTTCCGGGTGTTATAGGCGAGGTTTGTCGGGACTATCAAATTCCTTGGGGGCATGTCTCCTCCGGCTGTATTTTTACAGGTAATAATCAAGGCAAAGGCTTCTCTGAAGAGGATGCTCCCAATTTTACATTCAGGCAAAATAATTGTAGCTTTTATAGCGGAACAAAGGCATTAGGGGAGGAATTACTTAAAGATTTGAGCAACTGCTATATATGGAGGCTTCGTATTCCTTTTAATGAAATCAATAGCCCGCGAAATTACTTAACAAAGGTGATGAGTTATAAAACGCTTTTAGATGTTGAGAATTCCGTTTCCCAATTGGAGGAGTATGTACGAGCCTGCGTGAAGTGTTGGAAAGAGGATTTTGAATTCGGCACTTATAATGTGACCAATCCAGGCTTTATCACAACTCGCGAAGTTGTTGAATTGATGAAGGAATTTGGTTTTTGCACAGACAAAGAATTTAAATTCTTCGAAAGTGAGGAAGAATTCATGAATCTTGTTGCCAAAGCGCCCCGTTCCAACTGTGTGCTCGATTCTTCTAAAATTATCAAAGCAGGTGCGGAACTCACTGAAGTTAGGGAGGCTATTAAAACGTGTTTAAAAAGATGGCATGCATAA
- a CDS encoding DEAD/DEAH box helicase, translating into MSKHSKEDMSPEIALSFLDLKLCQPIQKALQKNDYKEPSPIQAKGIPVILEGKDLIGSAQTGTGKTAAFALPILHILSETYQGIKPHQVRSLVLTPTRELAVQIEKSFSRYGKHLQCRRAVVYGGVRHAPQIRALEKGVDVLVATPGRLMDLHNSGHMDLSELEILVLDEADRMLDMGFIHDIKAIVSQLPSTRQTLFFSATMSVSLKNLAEQILKDPVHIAISPNKTTAEKIDQYVCFLDQENKLQLLLDLLQEQDSQAGRRLTLIFSRTKSGANQLASTLNHQGIRAEAIHGDKTQSARQKALERFSSGKSSVMVATDVAARGIDIKNLTLVVNYELPDEAESYVHRIGRTARAGAEGKSVSFCARKDLSSLLEIEKLIRRSIPVETKHPHHSQELQNRFNNYIHKPFGAEERYLRMKKSKTKGGQHTSKEGRRRKQPKPARDSQTPKRARPSKDRTRALDTRDKSTKRAKNDHQDRASLPAPKVKNKRVSDHKKSEKDLQQTAKFSKKKRKKISNTPEGDLENRSAKEKKKKRQNFPNKLEPEKAKRKTKRKRNKPKNRKSKT; encoded by the coding sequence ATGAGTAAACACTCCAAAGAAGACATGTCTCCCGAGATAGCTTTAAGCTTTCTTGATCTGAAGCTATGCCAACCTATTCAAAAGGCCTTGCAAAAAAATGATTACAAGGAGCCTTCTCCCATACAGGCAAAAGGCATCCCCGTCATTCTTGAGGGTAAAGATCTCATAGGCAGTGCTCAAACAGGGACGGGTAAGACTGCGGCATTTGCGTTACCTATCTTGCATATTTTGAGTGAAACTTATCAGGGCATCAAACCACACCAGGTTCGTTCCCTTGTTTTAACACCCACCCGCGAACTAGCTGTGCAGATTGAAAAGAGTTTTAGTCGCTATGGAAAACACTTGCAATGTCGCCGAGCCGTTGTCTATGGAGGGGTCCGCCATGCACCGCAAATCAGAGCTTTAGAAAAAGGAGTGGATGTTTTAGTGGCTACACCAGGCCGTTTGATGGACCTTCATAACAGTGGTCATATGGACCTCAGCGAACTGGAAATTCTAGTGCTTGATGAAGCGGATCGAATGCTGGATATGGGCTTTATACATGATATTAAAGCCATTGTGAGCCAGCTTCCTTCCACGCGCCAGACGCTGTTTTTTTCGGCTACCATGTCCGTATCGTTAAAGAATTTGGCGGAGCAGATCTTGAAGGATCCTGTTCATATAGCCATCAGCCCCAACAAAACGACCGCGGAAAAAATTGATCAATACGTTTGTTTCCTAGATCAGGAAAATAAATTACAACTTCTCCTAGACCTTCTACAAGAGCAAGATAGCCAAGCAGGCCGGCGATTGACCTTGATCTTTAGTCGAACGAAAAGTGGTGCCAATCAACTTGCCTCTACATTGAACCATCAAGGAATCAGGGCAGAGGCCATTCATGGAGATAAAACACAATCAGCAAGGCAAAAAGCTCTAGAGCGTTTTAGCTCTGGTAAATCTAGCGTGATGGTTGCGACAGATGTTGCTGCTCGTGGTATCGATATTAAAAATCTTACACTCGTTGTAAACTATGAGCTTCCTGATGAAGCTGAGTCTTATGTGCACCGTATCGGTCGAACTGCACGGGCGGGAGCAGAAGGAAAGTCGGTTTCTTTCTGTGCCAGAAAAGATCTTAGTTCTCTTTTAGAAATCGAAAAATTGATACGTCGGTCTATACCGGTTGAAACAAAGCATCCGCATCATAGTCAGGAATTACAGAACCGCTTCAACAATTATATTCACAAACCTTTTGGTGCGGAAGAGCGCTACCTTCGTATGAAGAAGAGCAAAACCAAGGGCGGTCAACACACAAGCAAAGAGGGCAGAAGGCGTAAGCAGCCTAAACCAGCGCGTGATTCCCAAACACCTAAACGTGCCAGACCATCAAAAGATAGAACTAGAGCTCTAGATACAAGAGATAAAAGCACCAAGCGAGCAAAAAATGATCACCAAGATCGTGCAAGCCTTCCTGCACCTAAAGTAAAAAATAAGCGCGTGAGTGATCATAAAAAATCTGAGAAAGATCTACAACAAACGGCAAAATTTTCTAAAAAGAAACGAAAGAAGATTTCCAATACGCCTGAGGGTGATCTAGAAAATAGGTCTGCGAAGGAAAAGAAGAAAAAACGTCAGAACTTCCCAAACAAGTTAGAGCCTGAAAAAGCTAAAAGGAAGACCAAGCGAAAAAGAAATAAGCCTAAGAATAGGAAATCAAAAACTTAG
- a CDS encoding glycosyltransferase N-terminal domain-containing protein, whose product MWRRGHFADSFVQRWALYSASLKARLKSFGDPLWIHAVSVGEMLQAKVLVEELRKRKPDLQIVITTTTATGKAVGKELIDEKTFVLYTPFDFLWCIKSFYQVVNPKLIILVEQELWPNLIWEARGRQIPVWVVNARVSEKSANRMQRFRFLLRYVIGEIEWVGVQDEREIERMTRAGFHRHVIFPVGSLKFEVASLGQVDMKKAVQIRECLAWNEKDPVLFAGSTHLGEEEGVIKYYLKAKETIPKLRLVIAPRHVERLQEIITLCKEHKLAITLRSECQHVLEEPNSNNTVLIVDTTGELRDLYHLGSIVFVGKSLHGQGGQNFLEPTRLGKAVVVGPHMQNFPYLTEIFVKNDGLKQVANWEGFEKMVNELLSKPQLVHSIGKNAMKLFAQEMRAGQITAEAVIGALEHST is encoded by the coding sequence ATGTGGCGACGGGGCCATTTCGCAGACAGCTTTGTCCAAAGATGGGCTCTTTACAGCGCATCACTAAAAGCTCGCTTGAAATCCTTTGGTGATCCTCTATGGATACATGCAGTTAGCGTGGGCGAGATGTTACAGGCTAAGGTGTTGGTCGAGGAACTGAGAAAAAGGAAACCTGATTTACAGATTGTTATCACAACGACTACTGCTACGGGGAAGGCAGTAGGTAAGGAGCTAATCGATGAAAAAACTTTTGTCCTGTACACGCCATTTGATTTTTTATGGTGTATAAAAAGCTTCTATCAGGTAGTGAATCCTAAGCTTATCATATTAGTCGAGCAGGAATTATGGCCTAACCTGATTTGGGAGGCTCGAGGTCGACAGATCCCTGTTTGGGTAGTGAATGCACGCGTTTCTGAGAAATCAGCAAACCGAATGCAGCGATTTCGGTTTCTTCTGAGGTATGTAATAGGTGAGATTGAGTGGGTGGGTGTGCAAGATGAGCGTGAGATTGAACGAATGACCCGAGCAGGATTTCATAGGCATGTTATTTTCCCTGTAGGTAGCCTCAAATTTGAAGTCGCTTCTTTAGGCCAAGTAGATATGAAGAAGGCAGTTCAGATACGTGAATGCTTAGCTTGGAATGAAAAAGATCCTGTGCTATTTGCAGGAAGCACTCATTTAGGAGAAGAGGAAGGAGTGATTAAATATTATCTCAAAGCGAAAGAGACTATTCCTAAACTGAGGCTTGTTATTGCACCTCGGCATGTTGAACGTCTCCAAGAGATTATAACTTTATGTAAAGAGCACAAACTAGCCATCACCTTGCGATCAGAGTGTCAGCATGTGCTAGAGGAGCCGAATAGCAACAACACGGTTTTGATCGTAGACACTACAGGAGAATTGCGTGATTTGTATCATTTGGGAAGCATTGTTTTTGTGGGGAAGAGCTTGCATGGTCAAGGGGGACAAAACTTTTTAGAGCCAACACGTTTAGGTAAGGCGGTGGTGGTGGGGCCTCACATGCAGAACTTCCCCTACCTCACCGAGATATTTGTTAAGAATGATGGGTTAAAGCAAGTGGCAAATTGGGAGGGTTTTGAAAAGATGGTCAATGAATTATTGTCTAAACCTCAGCTTGTCCATTCCATTGGGAAAAATGCGATGAAGCTATTTGCACAAGAGATGCGAGCCGGTCAAATCACTGCCGAAGCGGTAATAGGTGCCTTAGAGCACTCAACATAA
- the xerA gene encoding site-specific tyrosine recombinase/integron integrase: MLEQKKVLEPKEWVEHFLHYLEHEKGQSSYTIRNYRQALLEVSIFFSSKDKRWDSLEYLDFRSYLFELSKAHKLKGASLRLRFSALRSFYRYLERTELYAGNPVKNVKLPAKEKRLPKFLSEDQVSAFLEAPIRIWAKENKLLEDEKSQQKKKWRALRDVAILEVLYSSGLRISELVQLKLEHLEEKNGMVRVMGKGKKERLVPVGEPAWYALKLYRETLPEKLKSEIIFVGPTGKAITPRSVQMMFKKYLVETGLDPAITPHKLRHSFATHLLDRGADLRSLQEMLGHANLTTTQVYTQITADRLRKSYEKAHPRA, from the coding sequence ATGTTGGAGCAGAAGAAAGTTCTAGAGCCTAAGGAATGGGTAGAGCACTTTTTGCATTACCTCGAGCATGAAAAAGGACAATCGTCTTATACGATCCGAAATTACAGACAAGCACTCTTAGAGGTATCTATTTTTTTTAGTTCCAAGGACAAACGTTGGGATAGCTTGGAATATCTTGATTTTAGATCCTATCTTTTTGAGCTCTCAAAAGCGCATAAACTAAAAGGAGCCTCCCTACGTTTGCGCTTTTCAGCACTGCGTTCCTTTTATCGTTACTTAGAGAGGACTGAGTTGTATGCCGGCAACCCAGTTAAAAATGTAAAATTACCAGCAAAGGAAAAACGGCTACCCAAGTTTTTATCCGAGGATCAAGTGAGTGCGTTTTTAGAAGCACCCATAAGAATTTGGGCTAAAGAAAATAAATTGCTTGAAGATGAAAAATCCCAACAAAAGAAGAAATGGAGAGCCTTACGAGATGTCGCTATCTTGGAAGTGTTATACAGTAGTGGCTTACGTATAAGTGAATTAGTGCAGCTAAAGTTGGAACATTTGGAGGAAAAGAATGGCATGGTTCGAGTGATGGGTAAAGGTAAGAAGGAGAGACTAGTGCCCGTAGGCGAACCTGCTTGGTATGCATTAAAACTTTATCGAGAAACGCTGCCGGAAAAATTAAAATCAGAAATCATTTTTGTAGGTCCGACGGGCAAGGCAATCACGCCTCGCTCCGTTCAAATGATGTTTAAGAAGTACCTGGTTGAGACGGGTTTGGACCCTGCAATCACACCTCATAAACTTCGCCATAGCTTTGCAACCCATCTGTTGGATCGTGGTGCGGATTTAAGATCACTTCAAGAGATGCTCGGTCACGCGAATTTAACAACCACTCAAGTCTATACCCAAATAACGGCCGATAGATTGAGAAAGAGCTATGAAAAAGCTCATCCTAGAGCTTAA
- a CDS encoding glycosyltransferase: MGIALDVLLVIPAYCEEDRLPGFLDELIPMLSPLPTKIGLLIVDDGSPISSQKKLQNYLSRQIKNAPHLLLEPLYLKENLGKGGAIASGWSTDIKAKWLAFVDADGAVPPYEIKRLIQLIKKIPPHTAIFASRIKMLGKKIDRTLLRHLLGRVFATSVGTLINENVYDTQCGFKIIPYASWQKMKHLVQEKSFAFDVELLALLEHMGISVQEEPIDWRDIAGSKVNVLDDGIKMFQAIIRLRQRKKEW, from the coding sequence ATGGGAATTGCCTTAGATGTACTCCTCGTTATACCTGCATACTGCGAGGAGGATAGATTGCCCGGCTTTCTGGATGAGCTGATACCTATGCTATCACCCTTACCCACAAAGATAGGACTTCTCATTGTGGATGACGGCTCTCCAATTAGCAGCCAAAAGAAACTACAAAACTATCTATCCAGACAAATAAAAAATGCACCTCATCTATTGCTAGAACCGCTCTACTTAAAAGAAAACCTCGGCAAAGGGGGAGCCATTGCTTCAGGCTGGTCAACAGACATTAAAGCGAAGTGGCTAGCTTTTGTAGATGCTGACGGAGCTGTGCCACCTTATGAAATCAAACGGCTCATACAATTGATAAAAAAGATACCTCCTCACACAGCGATTTTTGCATCTAGAATCAAAATGCTTGGCAAAAAGATTGATAGAACATTGTTGAGACATTTACTTGGCAGAGTATTTGCCACCTCTGTCGGAACACTCATAAACGAAAATGTTTATGATACTCAGTGCGGCTTTAAAATCATTCCCTACGCATCTTGGCAGAAAATGAAGCATTTAGTTCAAGAAAAAAGCTTCGCTTTTGATGTAGAGTTGCTGGCGCTACTTGAGCATATGGGGATCTCTGTTCAAGAAGAACCCATTGACTGGAGAGATATTGCAGGCAGTAAAGTAAATGTCCTAGACGATGGCATAAAAATGTTCCAAGCCATTATTAGACTAAGGCAAAGAAAAAAAGAATGGTGA
- a CDS encoding 3-methyladenine DNA glycosylase: protein MPKVDWERCQENHSNALSERIQGHLCRQSRAEKHPIYDFLFEYYSFRASHLIRWTPGVGVILENADLAGWSWGPFVKRDQGIWLDASLFPRQRREGLNWTLQLLQEINKKPPFLACFGLHEWAMVTDVEDVRHQQLPLRLSHHEIVKIVKNQSICCTHFDAFRFFSKTAKPWNHYQPTTRNRRSLEQPGCIHANMDLYKWAYKFYPWISSDILRDAFDLAWKSRVIDMQASPYDVSMFGYEAIKIETESGRQIYQSKQKELSEIAKAIRERLIETMLVLKNS, encoded by the coding sequence ATGCCAAAAGTGGATTGGGAGCGTTGCCAAGAAAACCATTCAAATGCTTTATCTGAAAGAATCCAAGGGCATCTCTGTCGTCAATCAAGAGCTGAGAAGCATCCTATTTATGATTTTTTATTTGAGTACTATTCTTTTAGAGCCTCACACCTTATTCGCTGGACTCCAGGGGTAGGTGTTATATTGGAGAATGCTGATTTAGCTGGTTGGTCTTGGGGACCTTTTGTGAAAAGAGACCAAGGTATCTGGTTAGATGCTTCTTTGTTCCCCAGACAACGCAGAGAGGGTTTAAATTGGACTCTTCAACTTCTACAAGAAATCAATAAAAAGCCTCCATTTTTAGCATGCTTTGGTTTACATGAGTGGGCTATGGTGACAGATGTTGAGGATGTCAGGCACCAACAGTTACCCCTTCGTTTATCTCATCATGAGATTGTAAAGATCGTAAAAAATCAGTCTATTTGTTGCACGCATTTTGATGCTTTTCGTTTCTTCTCAAAAACGGCAAAGCCTTGGAATCATTATCAACCTACAACGAGGAACCGCAGGTCTCTCGAACAGCCTGGATGTATTCATGCGAATATGGATCTTTATAAATGGGCATATAAATTTTATCCTTGGATTTCCTCTGACATTCTTAGAGATGCCTTTGACTTAGCTTGGAAATCGCGAGTTATAGATATGCAAGCCAGTCCCTATGATGTCAGTATGTTTGGGTATGAGGCTATTAAGATCGAAACGGAGTCGGGCCGTCAAATTTATCAGAGTAAACAAAAAGAGCTTTCAGAAATCGCCAAAGCAATCAGAGAGCGTTTGATTGAAACAATGCTAGTATTGAAGAATTCATAA
- a CDS encoding glycosyltransferase family 4 protein has product MKQLLFIRRRWSQKGGAENYLRRVARALKTKEYQLSLLCESWGSDDNNFEHIHHIQKSNNPDLFASYANAYIENLKPKPFIFSLERGITCDIYRAGDGVHAAWLNRRAKYSSWRAKISNVINPKNRKVKKLENFTLNSTHTRHIMANSKMVRDDIIKHSVFPKKNISILYNAIDIETFTGGNREKGRNSLGLTEKEYVILLVGHGPERKGHKLAKSMVQLSKTLAKLIIVDTSPSCPMPDLYAAADVFLFPSLYDPFPSVVLEAMASGLPVITTYETGASEIIHQGHNGFMLDSPTNISQGANFIAELTNVKLRKAIGLAAQQTATHYNMPEHIEKLIDHINTTAKCAPS; this is encoded by the coding sequence ATGAAGCAGCTTTTATTTATCAGACGAAGATGGTCTCAAAAAGGTGGTGCAGAAAATTATTTGCGTAGAGTAGCTAGGGCCCTCAAAACAAAAGAATACCAACTTTCTCTGTTATGTGAATCGTGGGGATCAGATGATAATAACTTCGAACACATTCACCATATACAAAAATCAAATAACCCCGATTTATTTGCCTCTTATGCTAATGCATATATCGAAAACTTAAAGCCCAAACCATTCATTTTTAGTTTAGAGCGAGGTATTACATGCGACATATACCGGGCGGGTGATGGTGTTCATGCAGCTTGGCTGAACCGTAGAGCTAAGTATTCCTCATGGAGAGCAAAAATCAGCAATGTAATAAACCCTAAAAACCGAAAAGTTAAAAAACTAGAAAACTTCACCTTAAATAGCACCCATACAAGACACATCATGGCCAATTCAAAAATGGTCCGCGATGATATTATTAAACACTCTGTTTTTCCCAAGAAGAACATCTCTATACTCTATAATGCTATTGATATCGAGACGTTTACTGGAGGAAACCGCGAGAAAGGACGAAATTCACTGGGTCTTACTGAAAAAGAATATGTCATCTTACTAGTAGGTCATGGTCCGGAACGCAAGGGACACAAACTAGCCAAGAGTATGGTGCAACTGAGTAAGACTCTAGCAAAGCTAATCATTGTTGATACCTCCCCGTCTTGCCCTATGCCAGACCTCTACGCTGCAGCAGATGTTTTTCTTTTTCCTTCTTTATATGATCCTTTCCCCAGTGTGGTTTTAGAAGCAATGGCCTCTGGCTTACCGGTAATCACCACCTATGAAACAGGTGCCTCTGAGATTATTCATCAAGGACATAATGGATTCATGCTTGATAGCCCTACGAATATCAGCCAAGGTGCAAATTTCATTGCGGAACTGACCAATGTGAAGCTACGTAAGGCTATTGGCTTGGCTGCACAACAAACGGCAACTCACTACAATATGCCTGAACATATTGAAAAGCTAATTGATCATATCAATACTACTGCCAAATGTGCTCCCTCGTAA
- a CDS encoding XTP/dITP diphosphatase translates to MKKLVIATCNLGKVREFQEILGAKWEVLSTRDLGDVPEVIEDGETFQENACKKALAIAQLTKAPVIADDSGLEVEALNGAPGVYSARYAGESATDSDNNLKLLKALQGATDRRAQFRCVLAVAESKQITATYEGVCKGKIMETLSGEGGFGYDPLFVPEGESLSFAELLPKLKNAMSHRGKAIEHLTREHIWQ, encoded by the coding sequence GTGAAAAAACTTGTTATAGCTACATGTAATCTGGGCAAAGTCCGTGAATTTCAAGAAATTCTAGGTGCTAAATGGGAAGTGCTAAGTACTCGCGATTTAGGAGATGTGCCTGAAGTTATTGAGGATGGTGAGACCTTCCAAGAGAATGCTTGCAAGAAGGCATTAGCAATTGCTCAATTAACTAAAGCGCCAGTTATTGCTGATGATTCAGGTTTGGAAGTGGAGGCCTTAAATGGAGCCCCGGGGGTTTACTCTGCAAGGTATGCTGGTGAGAGTGCAACAGATTCAGATAATAATCTGAAACTCTTAAAAGCTTTGCAAGGAGCTACTGATAGGCGTGCACAATTTAGATGCGTACTGGCTGTAGCCGAGTCCAAGCAAATTACCGCTACTTATGAGGGGGTTTGTAAGGGCAAGATTATGGAAACTCTCTCCGGAGAAGGAGGATTTGGCTATGATCCTTTGTTTGTTCCAGAGGGTGAAAGCCTTAGTTTTGCTGAATTACTACCTAAGCTTAAAAATGCTATGAGTCATCGAGGTAAAGCCATCGAGCATCTTACGAGGGAGCACATTTGGCAGTAG
- the thiS gene encoding sulfur carrier protein ThiS produces MSKLVIFANGKAQQVSEEKSVEKFVQEMGLKSSMVFVELNGQALLRGEWSNAYLQHGDRLEVMRVVAGG; encoded by the coding sequence ATGTCAAAGCTGGTCATATTTGCTAATGGTAAAGCTCAACAGGTCTCCGAGGAAAAAAGTGTTGAGAAATTTGTTCAAGAAATGGGACTAAAATCGAGTATGGTATTTGTAGAGCTAAATGGACAGGCACTTTTGCGCGGTGAATGGAGTAACGCTTATCTTCAACACGGAGATCGCCTGGAAGTCATGCGTGTCGTCGCTGGGGGTTAA
- the thiH gene encoding 2-iminoacetate synthase ThiH, translated as MSFVSTFDKLNKGTLNKSHILRRFESLLKRDSHIESMATEAYQLTRQYFGRTMRLFAPLYLSNECVNICKYCGFSRNNPILRSTLSLDQVEAETRYLYDQGFRSILLVAGEHPKFISESYLGDCIERIHPFVPSVNLEVGPLEQENYEPLVKAGADGLIVYQETYHRDTYRDMHVSGPKRNFDWRLECPERAARAGFKRVGVGALLGLHDWRYEALMLAAHVEYLLKHCWKTFITISLPRMRPAAGEFEPLVHVNDREYTQILLAFRLCFPQIGIVLSTREPAALRDGLMPLGITMMSAGSHTEPGGYTGQGKESLHRTEKGKHVPFMGSDSEFATEQFAISDERSPLEIKEKLVALGLDPVWKDWDRGLSAVAA; from the coding sequence ATGTCTTTTGTTAGCACCTTCGATAAATTAAATAAGGGCACTCTGAATAAAAGCCATATCTTGCGTAGATTTGAGTCTTTATTGAAGCGAGATAGCCATATTGAATCTATGGCTACTGAAGCCTATCAACTGACACGTCAATATTTCGGGAGGACGATGAGGCTCTTTGCGCCGCTCTATCTTTCTAATGAGTGTGTTAATATCTGCAAGTATTGTGGTTTCTCTAGAAATAATCCCATTTTAAGGAGCACACTCTCCCTAGATCAGGTGGAGGCGGAGACTCGATATCTCTATGACCAAGGCTTCAGAAGCATTCTACTTGTCGCGGGAGAACACCCTAAGTTCATTTCGGAATCTTATCTTGGTGATTGTATTGAACGAATTCATCCCTTCGTTCCCTCAGTTAATTTAGAAGTAGGCCCGTTAGAGCAAGAAAACTATGAACCCTTAGTAAAGGCAGGTGCAGACGGTCTCATTGTTTATCAAGAGACATATCATCGAGATACCTATAGGGACATGCATGTCTCAGGCCCAAAGAGAAATTTTGATTGGAGATTAGAGTGTCCTGAACGAGCCGCCCGAGCAGGCTTTAAGCGAGTAGGTGTTGGTGCTTTGTTAGGCCTGCATGATTGGCGCTATGAGGCTTTGATGCTCGCTGCTCATGTGGAGTATTTACTAAAACACTGTTGGAAAACTTTTATTACGATTTCGCTGCCACGTATGCGTCCAGCAGCCGGTGAATTCGAGCCTCTAGTTCATGTGAATGATCGTGAATACACACAAATACTTTTAGCATTCCGCTTATGCTTTCCACAAATAGGTATAGTGCTCTCGACAAGAGAGCCAGCAGCACTTCGCGATGGCCTCATGCCTCTCGGTATTACTATGATGAGTGCAGGATCCCATACGGAGCCTGGCGGCTACACAGGGCAGGGTAAAGAAAGTCTGCATAGAACAGAAAAAGGTAAACATGTCCCATTCATGGGTTCTGACAGTGAATTTGCGACTGAGCAGTTTGCTATCTCAGATGAGAGATCTCCCTTGGAGATCAAAGAAAAATTAGTTGCTTTGGGCTTGGATCCTGTGTGGAAAGATTGGGATAGAGGATTAAGTGCTGTAGCTGCATAA